The proteins below come from a single Alligator mississippiensis isolate rAllMis1 chromosome 2, rAllMis1, whole genome shotgun sequence genomic window:
- the LOC102566616 gene encoding transmembrane emp24 domain-containing protein 11 yields MKNQLIGFLFCFWIALSQPFYFHSGEREEKCIIEDIPSETLVIGSYMVQKWDINEQTFLESAPGLGMYVTITTPTEEVLLSKLYGPQGRFSFTSHISGEHSICLQSNSTRLISFGGSKLRIHLDIRVGEHLIDEVIAQAKDKVNEANFRVEHLIEQIHHISKEQNYQRQREEYFRLTSEQTNSNILWWAFVQTLILILVGIWQIKCLKDFFIAKKLV; encoded by the exons ATGAAGAACCAACTGATAGgatttcttttttgcttctgGATTGCTCTTTCACAGCCTTTTTATTTTCACTCTGGGGAAAGAGAGGAGAAATGTATAATAGAAGACATTCCAAGTGAAACCTTGGTAATTG GGAGTTACATGGTACAAAAATGGGATATAAATGAACAAACATTTCTTGAATCTGCTCCTGGCTTGGGAATGTATGTGACCATCACAACTCCTACTGAGGAG GTATTGCTGTCAAAACTGTATGGACCACAGGGAAGATTCTCCTTTACATCCCATATATCTGGAGAGCATAGTATTTGTTTGCAGTCTAACTCCACAAGGCTTATTTCCTTTGGTGGAAGTAAACTG CGTATCCATTTGGACATTAGAGTTGGAGAGCATCTTATTGATGAAGTCATTGCTCAAGCCAAGGACAAAGTTAATGAAGCTAACTTTAGAGTTGAACATCTAATTGAGCAAATTCATCACATATCCAAAGAACAAAACTATCAGAGG CAACGTGAAGAATACTTTCGACTGACAAGTGAACAAACCAACAGCAATATTCTGTGGTGGGCTTTTGTACAGACATTAATCCTTATCTTGGTTGGCATTTGGCAAATCAAATGTCTTAAAGATTTCTTTATAGCTAAAAagcttgtttaa
- the SPON2 gene encoding spondin-2, with the protein MEKLMLVYSSCKVIWTLLLTILGCASCLPVGDESICTAEELAKYSVVFTGKWSQTAFPKQYPLYRPPAQWSSVLGVTHSSDYNMWKKNEYASNGIRDFAEKGEAWVLMKEIEEAGERIQSVHGIFSAPAVSTGTGETSTELEVHSRHQLVSFVVRIVPSPDWFVGIDSLNLCEGNRWKEEVSVDLFPYDAGTDSGFTFSSPNFATIPQDTVTEITCSSPSHPANSFYYPKLKNLPPIARVTLVKLKKNQRGVPVSKLNRKGNEIDDSVSETPLDCEVSLWSSWGLCRGRCGKPGTKIRTRFILLQPANNGSPCPNLDEAAECEPENCV; encoded by the exons ATGGAAAAGCTGATGCTTGTCTACAGCTCCTGTAAAGTTATCTGGACACTGCTTTTAACAAttctgggctgtgccagctgtcTGCCTGTGGGTGATGAGTCTATTTGCACAGCAGAGGAGCTTGCTAAATACAGCGTAGTCTTTACAGGGAAATGGAGTCAGACTGCTTTCCCTAAGCAGTATCCCCTGTATAGGCCTCCAGCCCAGTGGTCATCAGTGCTAG GTGTCACCCATAGTTCTGACTACAACATGTGGAAAAAGAATGAATATGCCAGCAATGGCATACGTGATTTTGCTGAAAAAGGTGAAGCATGGGTTTTAATGAAGGAAATAGAGGAAGCTGGGGAAAGAATCCAAAGTGTACATGGGATCTTCTCCGCTCCTGCTGTTTCTACTGGTACAGGAGAAACATCTACTGAATTAGAAGTTCATTCAAGGCATCAGTTA GTTTCATTTGTTGTACGAATTGTGCCAAGCCCTGATTGGTTTGTGGGGATAGACAGTCTAAATCTATGTGAAGGAAATCGGTGGAAAGAAGAAGTATCAGTAGATCTTTTTCCATATGATGCTGGAACCGACAGTGGCTTCACATTTTCCTCACCAAATTTTGCCACTATTCCCCAGGACACTGTTACAGAG atCACTTGTTCCTCTCCAAGTCATCCAGCAAACTCGTTTTATTATCCCAAGTTAAAAAATTTGCCACCGATTGCTCGTGTAACCCTGGTGAAACTTAAGAAAAATCAACGGGGTGTTCctgtttctaaactgaatagaaaAGGCAATGAAATAGATGATTCAGTCTCAG AAACACCACTGGATTGTGAGGTTTCTCTGTGGTCTTCCTGGGGTCTTTGCAGAGGTCGTTGTGGAAAGCCAGGGACAAAAATCAGAACTCGTTTCATACTTCTTCAACCAGCCAATAATGGAAGTCCCTGTCCAAACTTGGATGAAGCAGCAGAATGTGAACCAGAAAATTGTGTCTGA